A window of Metabacillus sp. B2-18 contains these coding sequences:
- a CDS encoding DUF3995 domain-containing protein, translating to MEQLLIYLSVIILSLVSVLHFYWVFGGTCGIRASIPEKVEGGSVFTPRLIETLIVAVGLIGVAFILLAQNNLISFFTPNSFTKWSSIILTFIFFLRAIGDFKYIGFTKRIKNTNFSKYDTKLYTPLCLFLALIFMTSWLF from the coding sequence ATGGAACAACTATTAATTTACTTGTCGGTTATAATCCTAAGTTTAGTAAGCGTGTTACATTTTTATTGGGTATTTGGTGGCACATGCGGAATCCGAGCCTCCATACCAGAAAAAGTTGAGGGTGGATCTGTATTTACTCCGAGATTGATTGAAACTTTAATTGTTGCAGTTGGATTGATTGGTGTGGCTTTTATATTATTAGCACAGAATAACTTAATTTCATTTTTTACACCGAATTCCTTTACGAAATGGTCAAGTATCATACTTACCTTCATTTTTTTCCTTAGAGCAATTGGAGACTTCAAGTATATTGGTTTCACTAAGAGAATTAAAAATACTAATTTCTCAAAGTACGATACGAAACTTTACACTCCTCTGTGCTTATTCTTAGCATTAATATTTATGACTTCATGGTTATTTTAA